A region of Rhodamnia argentea isolate NSW1041297 chromosome 9, ASM2092103v1, whole genome shotgun sequence DNA encodes the following proteins:
- the LOC115731574 gene encoding probable WRKY transcription factor 24, producing the protein MDGRIPPTPLPPPPQLPLAPAENMFPCINPHLLPSTPVLHPPALMPQSLDPQQFAMEMDWFSLLSGWDKFAEHHPSPTNASSSVRGDNNGGDGMKNGGRSCHKKVGKTRKAIPPRVAFHTKSADDILDDGYRWRKYGQKAVKNSGHPRSYYRCTHHTCTVKKQIQRLSTDSSIVVTTYEGIHNHPCEKLMETLTPLLRQLQLLSGF; encoded by the exons ATGGATGGAAGAATCCCGCCaacgccgctgccgccgcctccGCAGCTGCCACTGGCTCCGGCTGAAAATATGTTCCCATGCATCAACCCGCACTTGCTCCCATCAACCCCGGTATTACACCCTCCTGCGCTAATGCCGCAATCCTTAGACCCTCAACAGTTTGCCATGGAAATGGACTGGTTTAGCCTCCTATCTGGCTGGGATAAATTTGCGGAGCACCACCCTTCCCCAACAAATGCATCCTCAAGCGTTAGAGGTGATAATAATGGAGGTGATGGAATGAAGAATGGAGGTAGAAGCTGCCACAAGAAAGTTGGTAAGACGAGAAAAGCGATTCCGCCGAGGGTTGCATTCCACACAAAGAGTGCCGACGACATTCTTGACGATGGTTACAGGTGGCGCAAGTACGGCCAGAAAGCAGTGAAGAACAGTGGCCATCCAAG GAGCTACTACCGTTGTACTCACCACACATGCACCGTGAAGAAGCAAATCCAGCGACTCTCGACAGACTCGAGCATCGTCGTGACGACGTATGAAGGTATTCACAACCATCCCTGCGAAAAATTGATGGAGACCTTGACCCCGCTTCTGCGACAACTGCAACTGCTCTCTGGTTTCTAG